A window of Amycolatopsis australiensis contains these coding sequences:
- a CDS encoding sensor histidine kinase, with protein MREVAKRRWRVVLDVLLGLFLAFIVASDTVGSRSYGELAAGLAVVAGSVATARRYPVVSLGIALAGVLAVPFPYGDHVPVWVVFVLVAMCYQAALRMDRARPGVLIAAVVVVLGLPPALFVAPDGLGDWAAMVAILVFAGLSPWLLGRYVRLRAELARTGWRRAEEMESRQRLVADQARLRERARIASDMHDSLGHELSLIAVRAAALEVAGGLGDVQRDAAAQLRTSAAAATERLREIIGVLREDAAPVEPVQGDLGELVARARASGLLIDAEADVSPAPPMVARAAYRVVQESLTNVAKHAPGAAVTVRVTSDGARTVVNVVNAPPPAGPLPGAASGRRGLIGLRERVRLVGGTLRAGPHEGGFAVTATLPHDAAPVEETPERREAADDAVGQSTSARALELARRDVRRSLILAVAVPVALFGLVLAIGGIAFLYQWNSSELPGADYERMRLGQPRAELALPERQRAARPARGEPPAPPGAGCEYYGAGRSWLNDDYAAYRLCFAEGKLVAKDWFAEGGK; from the coding sequence GTGCGGGAGGTGGCGAAGCGCAGGTGGCGCGTGGTGCTCGACGTGCTCCTCGGGCTGTTCCTGGCGTTCATCGTCGCCTCGGACACCGTGGGCAGCCGGTCGTACGGGGAGCTGGCGGCCGGGCTCGCCGTCGTCGCCGGATCGGTCGCGACGGCGCGGCGGTACCCGGTCGTCTCGCTGGGCATCGCGCTGGCCGGGGTGCTCGCGGTGCCGTTCCCGTACGGCGACCACGTGCCCGTCTGGGTGGTGTTCGTGCTGGTCGCGATGTGCTACCAGGCCGCGTTGCGGATGGACCGGGCCCGCCCGGGCGTGCTGATCGCCGCGGTCGTGGTGGTCCTCGGCCTGCCGCCGGCGCTGTTCGTCGCGCCGGACGGCCTCGGCGACTGGGCCGCGATGGTCGCCATCCTCGTGTTCGCCGGGCTTTCGCCGTGGCTGCTGGGCCGGTACGTCCGGCTGCGCGCCGAGCTGGCCCGCACGGGCTGGCGGCGCGCCGAGGAGATGGAGAGCAGGCAGCGGCTCGTCGCCGACCAGGCCCGGCTGCGCGAACGCGCGCGGATCGCCAGCGACATGCACGACTCGCTGGGGCACGAGCTGAGCCTGATCGCCGTCCGCGCGGCGGCGCTGGAAGTCGCGGGCGGGCTCGGCGACGTCCAGCGCGACGCGGCCGCACAGCTGCGGACCAGCGCCGCGGCGGCGACCGAACGGCTGCGCGAGATCATCGGCGTGCTGCGCGAGGACGCCGCGCCCGTCGAGCCGGTGCAGGGCGACCTCGGCGAGCTGGTCGCCAGGGCGCGGGCGTCCGGGCTGCTCATCGACGCGGAAGCCGACGTTTCGCCGGCGCCGCCGATGGTCGCCCGCGCCGCCTACCGCGTGGTGCAGGAGTCGCTGACGAACGTGGCGAAGCACGCGCCGGGTGCCGCCGTGACCGTCCGCGTGACCAGCGACGGCGCGCGGACGGTGGTGAACGTGGTCAACGCGCCGCCGCCCGCCGGGCCGCTGCCCGGGGCCGCGTCGGGGCGACGCGGGCTGATCGGCCTGCGCGAACGCGTCCGGCTCGTCGGCGGGACGCTGCGGGCCGGGCCGCACGAAGGCGGCTTCGCCGTCACCGCGACGCTGCCGCACGACGCCGCGCCGGTCGAGGAGACCCCGGAGCGGCGGGAGGCCGCCGACGACGCCGTCGGGCAGTCGACGTCCGCACGGGCGCTGGAGCTGGCGCGGCGCGACGTCCGCCGGAGCCTGATCCTCGCGGTCGCCGTGCCGGTCGCGTTGTTCGGGCTGGTCCTCGCGATCGGCGGCATCGCGTTCCTCTACCAGTGGAACAGCTCGGAGCTGCCCGGCGCGGACTACGAGCGGATGCGGCTCGGGCAGCCGCGGGCCGAGCTGGCCCTGCCGGAACGCCAGCGCGCCGCGCGCCCGGCGCGGGGCGAGCCGCCCGCGCCGCCCGGTGCCGGGTGCGAGTACTACGGTGCCGGAAGATCGTGGCTGAACGACGACTACGCCGCCTATCGGCTGTGTTTCGCCGAAGGGAAGCTGGTGGCGAAGGACTGGTTCGCCGAGGGGGGAAAGTGA
- a CDS encoding dienelactone hydrolase family protein gives MSIETSTVGVGDLSAYLARPAGGSASGVLLLPMITGIGEQVRAWAGELAGRGITALVWDVFHGASTDNTSREDLGAKLGELRDEPALAEQTALLDHLLGDLGCTSAGVLGWCLGGRFALLLAARDQRLSGVVAYHPTVRDPAPPNHELDAVALSARITAPVLVAYPEADAVVSHETFARLQTTLQSRPRGATFTQHFPGAEHGFSDSSRHGTAVNADAFALSWPQTLAFLDTLKG, from the coding sequence ATGAGCATCGAGACGTCCACGGTCGGTGTCGGCGACCTCTCCGCGTACCTGGCCCGCCCGGCCGGCGGGTCGGCGTCCGGCGTGCTGCTCCTGCCGATGATCACCGGCATCGGCGAACAGGTCCGGGCCTGGGCCGGGGAACTGGCCGGACGCGGGATCACGGCGCTGGTCTGGGACGTCTTCCACGGCGCGAGCACCGATAACACCTCCCGGGAGGACCTCGGCGCGAAGCTGGGCGAGCTGCGTGACGAACCCGCGCTCGCCGAGCAGACGGCGTTGCTCGACCACCTCCTCGGCGACCTCGGCTGCACGTCGGCGGGGGTGCTGGGCTGGTGCCTCGGCGGCCGCTTCGCGCTCCTGCTCGCCGCCCGTGACCAGCGGCTTTCCGGCGTCGTCGCCTACCACCCGACGGTCCGCGATCCCGCGCCGCCGAACCACGAGCTCGACGCGGTCGCCTTGTCGGCCCGCATCACGGCGCCGGTGCTCGTCGCCTACCCGGAAGCCGACGCCGTCGTCTCGCACGAGACGTTCGCGCGCCTGCAGACGACGTTGCAGTCCCGGCCGCGCGGTGCCACCTTCACCCAGCACTTCCCGGGTGCCGAGCACGGTTTCAGCGACTCGTCGCGGCACGGGACGGCCGTCAACGCCGACGCGTTCGCGCTGTCCTGGCCGCAGACCCTCGCCTTCCTGGACACGCTGAAAGGTTGA
- a CDS encoding inorganic phosphate transporter, which yields MDFSLIVLVVIVAALAFDFTNGFHDTANAMATSIATGALKPRVAVAVSAVLNLVGAFLSVEVAKTISGGIVDDTKVTPVIIFAGLVGAIVWNLLTWLIGLPSSSSHALFGGLIGATWIASGADAVHFGKVVEKVLIPALASPVVAGIVATLGTFLVYRITARAKQDTVGRTFKAGQIASASLVSLAHGTNDAQKTMGVITLTLIASGSLAPNSGPPLWVILTAGTAIALGTYLGGWRIIQTMGKKLTEIQTPQGFAAETSAAAVILTSAHLGFALSTTHVCSGGIIGSGLGRKLAEVRWGVAGRMVLAWALTLPAAALVGAVAAEVSTLGTWGTVLVGLAGVVVALAIYLVSKRNPVNAHSVTEPGVQPVNA from the coding sequence ATGGACTTCTCACTCATCGTGCTGGTGGTGATCGTCGCGGCGCTGGCCTTCGACTTCACCAACGGCTTCCACGACACGGCCAACGCGATGGCCACCTCCATCGCGACCGGGGCGCTCAAGCCGCGGGTCGCGGTCGCCGTCTCGGCGGTGCTGAACCTCGTCGGCGCGTTCCTCTCGGTGGAGGTCGCGAAGACGATCTCGGGCGGCATCGTCGACGACACGAAGGTGACCCCGGTGATCATCTTCGCCGGCCTGGTCGGCGCGATCGTGTGGAACCTGCTGACCTGGCTGATCGGCCTGCCGTCGAGCTCGTCGCACGCGCTGTTCGGCGGCTTGATCGGCGCCACCTGGATCGCTTCGGGCGCGGACGCCGTCCACTTCGGGAAGGTCGTCGAGAAGGTCCTCATCCCCGCGCTCGCCTCGCCGGTCGTCGCCGGCATCGTCGCGACACTGGGCACCTTCCTCGTCTACCGGATCACCGCACGGGCGAAGCAGGACACGGTGGGCCGCACCTTCAAGGCCGGCCAGATCGCGTCGGCGTCGCTGGTGTCGCTCGCGCACGGCACGAACGACGCGCAGAAGACCATGGGCGTCATCACGCTGACGCTGATCGCGTCCGGCTCCCTGGCGCCGAACTCCGGCCCGCCGCTGTGGGTGATCCTGACCGCGGGCACGGCCATCGCGCTCGGCACCTACCTGGGCGGCTGGCGGATCATCCAGACGATGGGCAAGAAGCTCACGGAGATCCAGACGCCGCAGGGCTTCGCGGCCGAGACCAGCGCCGCGGCGGTCATCCTCACCTCGGCGCACCTCGGGTTCGCGCTGTCCACCACGCACGTCTGCTCGGGCGGCATCATCGGGTCCGGGCTCGGCCGCAAGCTCGCCGAGGTCCGCTGGGGTGTCGCCGGCCGGATGGTGCTCGCCTGGGCGCTGACGCTGCCCGCCGCCGCGCTCGTCGGCGCGGTCGCCGCCGAGGTCTCGACGCTCGGCACCTGGGGCACGGTGCTGGTCGGCCTGGCCGGGGTCGTCGTCGCGCTGGCCATCTACCTCGTGTCGAAGCGGAACCCGGTCAACGCCCACTCCGTCACCGAACCCGGCGTGCAGCCGGTCAACGCCTGA
- a CDS encoding acyltransferase, with product MSKPVRAVVATVTSAVVFFFGTGLDPVPELAWVAPLPILLLAPRVSGASAFACAFVAYLAGSCGSWSYFWHSLAVPRPAAIAILGGSALLFALSAVLFRLLVRRGHGLLAAFAAPALWTFVLYVVSLVNSTGLMGTLMTTQADRPAVLRPAAVTGGWGVEFLVLFVPAAVAAALAPRVHGVARVTGLAAVAGALGALVFWSTPPLTGPSTRVAVVAPGESRWAADVATPGGQALLESYVDQIGRLPDGVRAVVLPEAAFAVDESSRPRLVEAFTRVARARNLDVVTGVLDTTPAGRFNAALAVPPSGAPVEYHKWHVGAAKNTAAGTGVAHLAGIGLMVCMDVNFADPSGEYGKAGTGLVLIPASDEDADGWEHSRTALIHGVENGFSVAWSAARGTPMLADAHGHVLAETRTGGHPFSVAVADVPAGTGKTPYARFGDWFAWLCGLIAAAGVVVGARTPSLSRVTTDASQV from the coding sequence ATGAGCAAGCCGGTCCGGGCGGTCGTGGCGACGGTGACGTCGGCGGTGGTGTTCTTCTTCGGCACGGGCCTGGATCCCGTGCCCGAACTGGCGTGGGTGGCCCCGCTGCCGATCCTGCTGCTGGCGCCCAGGGTGTCCGGAGCAAGCGCTTTCGCCTGCGCGTTCGTGGCGTATCTGGCGGGCAGTTGCGGGTCCTGGAGCTACTTCTGGCATTCGCTGGCCGTCCCGCGGCCCGCCGCGATCGCGATCCTCGGCGGCAGCGCACTGCTGTTCGCGCTGTCGGCCGTGCTGTTCCGGCTGCTCGTGCGGCGTGGTCACGGCTTGCTGGCCGCCTTCGCCGCGCCCGCGTTGTGGACCTTCGTGCTCTACGTCGTTTCGCTGGTCAACTCGACCGGTCTCATGGGCACCCTGATGACCACGCAGGCCGACCGGCCGGCCGTGCTGCGGCCGGCCGCGGTCACCGGCGGCTGGGGCGTGGAGTTCCTGGTGCTGTTCGTCCCGGCCGCCGTCGCGGCGGCGCTCGCCCCGCGGGTCCACGGCGTCGCACGCGTCACCGGGCTGGCCGCCGTCGCCGGCGCGCTGGGGGCGCTGGTCTTCTGGAGCACCCCGCCGCTCACCGGCCCATCGACGCGCGTCGCGGTGGTCGCGCCGGGCGAGAGCCGCTGGGCGGCGGACGTCGCCACCCCAGGCGGCCAGGCGCTGCTCGAGTCCTATGTGGACCAGATCGGCCGCCTGCCGGACGGCGTCCGGGCCGTCGTGCTGCCGGAGGCCGCCTTCGCGGTGGACGAGAGCAGCCGTCCGCGTCTCGTCGAGGCGTTCACGCGGGTGGCTCGCGCCCGCAACCTGGACGTCGTCACGGGAGTCCTCGACACGACTCCGGCCGGCCGGTTCAACGCGGCTCTCGCCGTTCCGCCGTCGGGCGCGCCGGTCGAGTACCACAAGTGGCACGTGGGAGCGGCGAAGAACACCGCGGCCGGCACCGGCGTCGCCCACCTGGCCGGGATCGGGCTGATGGTGTGCATGGACGTCAACTTCGCCGACCCCAGCGGCGAATACGGCAAGGCGGGCACGGGCCTGGTGCTGATCCCGGCATCGGACGAGGACGCAGACGGCTGGGAGCACAGCCGCACGGCCCTGATCCACGGCGTGGAGAACGGCTTTTCGGTGGCCTGGAGCGCGGCCCGCGGCACCCCGATGCTGGCGGACGCCCACGGCCACGTCCTGGCGGAGACCCGCACGGGCGGCCACCCGTTCTCGGTCGCGGTCGCGGACGTCCCGGCCGGCACGGGCAAGACACCGTACGCC